The genomic stretch ctttcttttcccttccccctcttcccaacCAGTCTCCTTTAGTTATCATGTCTGTTTTCTTCCAGTGAgattggggttatttacaggagcatgggttaGACTTTGTTTACAGGAGCCTGGGCACCTTACCAGCAGcaacaccactgaagaaaatgtctctccctctGTACCATCAACCATTAGCTACACATAAATCCTCATGAGCTCCTCCCCCTTCCATAATGAGGGTGTTGGTGCGCCCAATTCTGTTTAGATATTGTGTAGGTAATTATAGCTACAGTAAGTTCAGGACTGTAACAGCCATGCCAGGCATGGAACTCAGTGTTTCATACTGCTCCCCCatctttctctggctcttacatcctTTCCAAATCACCAGATTTGAGTGGGATGTGAACAAGGGCATTGGCTCAGTGGGGGAGGATGGAAAGGTGAGAGATGGAGCAGCTACTAGGAACTACCTACATGATCTCATTTAGGAAGACAAGAAAGGCACactaagctgggtgtggtgtcacatgcctgtagtcctagcactttggaggctggggTAGGAGGACTGCTGGCTtttagtgaatatatatatataaacctgGGATACAGGGTGAGACCAGTTTTAAAAGCCTGCCCATAAGCAAAGCTCACTAGAGTGTAACTGTATGGAACCAGTGACTTTCATGTGATTTCACAGTAAGTTTGGATTATTCAGGGCTCAAATTACTGTTTCTCTCCATCAAGGTTTAGTTTTCAGAAGgtgatctcatttttttttcacctcATAAGGAAAACACTCTCATTATAGCCTCAAAATATACCTCCTAAGAATGATACGGATGACAGCAGCTGGACATTATGCTGAGTTCTCGTGTGTATTGTCTCATTTTCTCCTCATGACAGTCCAGATCCTAGGATCATGACAGCACACCTGAGGAAATGGAGGTCCAGGGAAGCCTGTTCACCTTTACACAGCTGATAGGTTATGAAGCTGGAATTCAACCTTAGGACCGTCTGCCTTAATTTTTCAACTATATTCTTACCTCCCCTTTAtttactcccttccttccttcctccttccttccttccttgcttcctccttcctttcttcttccctctccctccctccctcattccttctcccttccctcccttcttcctttcctgtcctcctctctcccttcctccctccattctaACTTAAAGAGATTATAAAACATCTTTCCCCCATTTTCTACTCTAGTTCCCAAGTAAACAGCAGACATTTCAGAGAAATTACCATCAATACATTTAATGAATATTATGCGCAAGGGAccaggaaggagaggactgaGAAAAAATGGAGCACTAGAAGGGAAGGGTTATCACCAATAATGGcatggaaacatttatttatgtattaagaCAAGTACTGAATTGCTATCAAATACTCATGTGGAAGTCACCTACAGCAAACCACTTATACAGGGGAAGGCTATAGATATAGAAACCATTCCATTCAAAAAACTGtaactttcatttattcattcactcattcaaccTTCATTGCATACTTACTATATGCAAGGTACTTTTTTCTTAATCCTGGATTGGAAGGCATGTTTGCACAACCACACACCCCATTTGGATAGCTTATTTTCTAGATCATAGCTTTATATGAAGACTGTGAGGACAAGAAGTCTGGATCAAGTTTAGTGGTGAGGGGGATCAGAAGGAGATGGGTAAAAACACAAATGAGTGTAATTATAGGAAGTCTATGATGTATGCTATGACTTCTATGAAAATCAAATGCCATGAAAGGATGAGAGATAagtattttaagtgtttatttttaattgtgtatgtgtttgtgtgtgcaccgGACTGTAGGTGTCCGCAAAGGTCGGACAAGATTGTCAGATCCTttggatctggaattacaggtggctgtaagctgctggatgtgggtgccgggactcaaactcaggtcctctggaagagcaacaagtgctcttaaatactgagctttctctccagctgggacagaaactccagagggggagagggaggagagacagagagatgcagagagagagaggcagagagagaaaaactaTGCTGGGATCTATTTGTAAGTAGAGTCACTGATTACATCTTCCAGATGTGCTGGTGCATATTATAATAGCAGCGCTCAGGAGGTGGAGTAGTGGGTGCATCATGAGTTTAAAgcaaacctgggctacagagcaagatcttgtctcaaaacaaaagaaaattatcaacAACATCTAAACGACAGTTAAAATCATGAGGGTAATTTTCTGAGGAAAGCTGGAGAGGGGAAAGTGAGAGAGGtggcagagaaggggaggaggaaaggaaggagggtgcTGGAAGGGAGGGAGCCTGCTTTGGGGAAGAGCCATATTTGGTGGAAGAATGACAAATAGGAGATGGGGAAACGGGTCAGGAGTGTTCAGAGGAATAGCAGAAACCAAGCAATGCAAGCCACAGACAGCAAAGTGAAGAAGCAGTTCAGAGAAAATCAGTCTGTCTGTGTTGCTTTGTTCCCTCTGGGAGGGTGGTAGCAGCTGGGGCTTCCCCTGGGGATGTTGGGGGAGGTCTTTTCCTAAAGTAGCCACTGGGCggcagtggcagcagcagctgctgcagctgtGTCCAGGGACAAGCAGAAACCTGCTTAGACTTGTCAGGTGAAACCTGGCAGATTAAGTCAGGAAACCCCTCGAGTTAAGCCAGCTTGAAGcagcagagcaggaagctggTTCACGCCAGATCTTTTCTAATGTGGCACCTCTCCATGACTAGAGTCTGCAGCAAGTCTGGAGACACTTCACCTCCCCTAAAGAGGTCAGATTCATCCCTGGGAGCAGAATAATGTGAAGGAAAATATTACAGACTTGTAGCATTTTATGACTTACAAGGCTTCGTACAGCTACTGATTAATTCATATTCTGATACCTATGGTTTGGTACTACTATTCCCATTTCACTGTTGAGGAAATTGTCAGAAATAGGTGCCCAGGGtcatacagaaaataaacagaagaaggaTTTGAATACAAGCTCACCCAGCTCCAAACACTTGGGCTTTTTATGTGATATCCCATAAGTCAGTAGGCCAGGACTCAGGTTATGCCTCATTAAACCCTGAAACAGGACAGGGTCTCCATGTTCCCCCCACATCCAGGGTTGTAGGCCTTCCAAGAGATCCAGATCCTGGATTCTAGAGTCTCCTCTGCAGGCCtaccccctcctctcccttctggGATGCAGTTAGGTCACATTCTTGGGACCTGAGGATCAGGTTCTGAGTCTTCATTGCTTCCAAGCTCCATTTAAAGATTCTGCTCCAGCCTGCTCATCCCTCCCAACAAGTACTGCACACCTTCCCCACAGCATTCTCCAGACCCAATTTGCCTGGTATACCAGAGACAGTGGGACTTATGAAGTCATATTAAGTTCCTGACACCTCAGACCCACAACTGCTGTCAACTGTTCTCTGGCATTAGGCTTTTAATAATGGAAACTTGCTTTGCATCCCTTCTCTACTGTATTAAGACCAGGAGAGAGACAAGGTGTTGTGTAGGAAGGGGTGGGATGTGTAAGGGAAGCTTATTGGCTAGCATCCACAGGGAGATAGGAACTGCTTCCTGGCCATCTGTTCTCACATGTGTCATAGACATCTCAAAACATATATGCTGGAAAATGAACTTCCCTTCTTCTCCCAAATGCCCAAATGTGCTTTCTTATCGCCTTCCCCTGAGCCTGTTTACAGGAGTTCCCATCTTCTAGTTGCCCAGGCAAGAAACCtagaattaattatttttttacagaGTCTTAGTATGtgacacaggctggccttgaacttggggtAATCCTCCCAGTCCCAACTACTGACATTACAGGCCTGTAATTGTAACAAGGCCTGTCATGGGGTCACTCTTgaattctcttttcctctcatAGTCCACATCAGTGAATTTTATCTCTATGTTCACATCATACCCAGAATATGATGACTTCTTGTCACCTTTGTCACTTTGGTCCACATGACCACCATCCACATTATCAGTAGCCCCTTCCTGTGATACTAGCCCTGCTATCTAGTCTCAGCACAGAACTCTCTGGAGAGCAGGTCAGACCACGGCACTTCTCTCCAAAGCCTCTGTGGCTTTCTTCCACTCAGTAAAGGCTTTAAACTGACTCACAAGAGCCTTCAAAATCTGGTCCCTCGAAAATGCTCTGACCTCATATTCTGTTTCCCTTCCTCAAAGTACCTGGTCTTTATTCAATTCACTCCAATATTCAAAACagcacatttttttcattatatccttcatttttctctataACAGCGATCATACTCTCTCTAtatcttattaatttattattaccTCCATTAGTATGTAACTCCTATTAAACTgatagatttaaaattttttgtttttgtttttgttttttattggcaatgatgttttgccttcatgtatgtctgggGGAggatgctgggtcctctggaactggatttacagagagctgtgagctgccatatgggtgctgggaatttaatccagatcctttggaagagtacacagtgctcttaaccacagagccatctcttcagccctagctGACAGGTTTTAATCTTTTTTGTTCACTTCTAGTGAACTATCAGGACTTAGAACTGAAAGTTCCTGGGAAATGTTTGTTGACCCTTTCTCAGAACTGATCCAGTAGCTTGGAGGATCAAATTATCATAcctgggctggacagatggctcagtggttaagagccactCTTCCAGCGGACccgcgttcaattcccagcacccacatggcagctcacagctatctgtaactccagttccaggagatctaacattttcacaccaatgcacataaaataaatttaaataaactagtttttaaaagttgtcaTACTTATTAAGTCATGAATGTTAGAGTTTGGCCCATGGTAGGCTTTTTTGTGTTCAAAACTTGATCTTACCATGAATTATCAAAATACACAAAttatctgtattttaattttctcatcaGTAAAGTAGGGGCAGTAATAGAACCTATTTGATAGAGAAACTGTGGAATCATCAATAGGTATAAAGTCCTTAGAACAGCGCCTAGCACAGAGTAAGGCCTAGACAAACATTTGCTATAATTAAATGCATACAGAGTAAAGATGGTTATCAGtagtttacattttcagaagtcCTTCAGTGTGTTGACTTACTGTTGTCCATGTTAAAATTCATTTCCCATGTTTCTACACCCATAAACCTATATGATAGTCCTGTAATTTAATTACCTTCAGTGGCCTAGCTCTTTATCTGTAAACTGGGATGTCTCCTTGTGTACACAATCATTTTGAAGCTGTTAAATAGTAATCTCACTGGGCCCCAGTTTCCCAATCTGTATGCTGAGTGGGTTGGACTAGATAACCTCCGAGGGTTTTTCTAGCTCTGGCAATCTGctgggatgaggcaggaggagggataGGCACCACCCAGAGTTCCACCCCCAAGAATATGCCCTCTGGCTGCCAAGAGGAAGGGTGACAGAGTCAGCTGGGCTCAGCTTCAAGGGCACTGGGTAGAAGTCTTGCTAAGGTTCCTAGGcaagggtggtggtggttctCCTGGACTGGAAGCAGATGTGAACTGGGGCAACTTCAGAGGGAAATACGAGTACAGAGAACTAGGACCagggtgagaggagagggagagaggcccTCATTACCAGGACAGAGCTGTGATGGTGAGCTAGGTGACTATTTGAGCCTGGGTATCTTCCCCTTAGATAGTGCTGGTCAGCCTCCACCCTCTTCAGTTAGCCAGGCTCTGCGGGAGAGGAAGCTGCAGAACACCACTGACTGCCCACCTGAGTCCCAGCACTGCCTGATGCCCATCAGTCCCTGAGCTGGACTACAGGAGCTGGGTAGGAGCTGGGTGGGCCAAGGGAGCTGGGTAGGAGCTGGGCTAAGGGAGCAGGGTAGAGGCTGGGCCAAGGGAGCTTGGTAGGGGCTGGGCTATGGGAGCAGGGTAGGGGTTGGGCTAAGGGAGCTGGGTAAGGGCTGGACAGGCGTGGATTGCACTTGGATTTGCTCCTCCTAGCTCTCCTTGGTGCTTTTCCTCTTTTGTTGTAGGTTTGTCAGGACTGGGAAACTATGGAAGTCAGACACTCACTTCTGTTCTTTCTACCTCTAGGGGACCATGACCAGTTCAGAATCCTTGCTATTCACATCTCCAGGCCCCAGCCAAAGTTCTGGAGATGGTGGTTGCAAGTTTAAtgaggagttcaagttcatcttgTTGCCTGTGAGCTACGCGGTTGTCTTTGTGCTGGGCCTAGCCCTCAATGCTCCCACCCTCTGGCTGTTCCTCTTCCGCCTTCGACCCTGGGATGCAACAGCCACTTACATGTTCCATTTGGCATTGTCAGACACCTTGTATGTGCTGTCACTGCCCACCCTCGTCTACTACTATGCTGCCAGAAACCACTGGCCCTTTGGCACTGGCTTCTGCAAGTTTGTCCGTTTTCTCTTCTATTGGAACCTCTACTGCAGTGTCCTTTTCCTCACCTGCATCAGTGTGCACCGCTACATGGGCATCTGCCACCCACTGCGGGCGCTACGCTGGGGCCGCCCTCGATTTGCAAGCCTTCTCTGTCTAGCTGTTTGGTTGGTGGTAGCTGGCTGCCTTGTGCCCAATTTGTTCTTTGTGACAACTAGCCCCAATGGAACCACCATTCTGTGCCATGACACCACTCGGCCTGAGGAGTTTGACCACTACGTGCACTTCAGTTCAGCAGTTATGGTGCTGCTCTTCGGCTTGCCCTTCTTGGTCACCCTGGTCTGTTATGGACTCATGGCCCGACGATTGTATCGACCTTTGCCAGGAGCTGGACAGTCATCGTCTCGGCTCCGTTCCCTCCGCACCATTGTTGTCGTGCTGACTGTCTTCGCTGTCTGTTTTGTGCCTTTCCATATCACTCGCACGATTTATTACCTGGCAAGGCTGTTGAAAGCTGACTGCCGGGTGCTGAACATTGTCAacgtggtctacaaagtgacccGGCCCCTGGCCAGTGCTAATAGCTGTCTGGATCCAGTGCTCTATCTGTTCACTGGGGACAAGTATCGAAGCCAGCTCCAGCGGCTATGCAGAGGTAGCGGGCCCCAGCCCCGAACGATTGCCTCCTCCCTGGCCTTGGTGACCCTACATGAGGAAAGCAGCATCAGGTGGGCAGACACCCACCAGGACATCATCTTCCCTACCTATGGGGGAGACAGATTATAACCCTGGGCACTGGGTATGAAGGAAGGGAGCTAACTGCAGGACAGAGGGAAGGGGGCCCATTAGTGACACCTGATAAGGGCATCAGCTGCCCTCTATTTAGTCAACGTTTGGAGCAGTTAGTCCTCTGcctctacttctttctctttttctgtccctTCCTGGAGCCACTTATCCTTTTTCTAGAGCCGGCAAGACTTCCTCCGTGCTTTTCACCCTCTCTGCTTCCCCCAGGTCCTTCCACAGAACGCATTTCTCCAACCAGAGTAGACAATTCGATTAGAGAGATGAAGGGTGGAGCAATCTCAAAACTGGCCTGATGTATAAAATGGAGCAAGCTAGAATATCACAGATGCCATATGTGCCATATCTATAGCATCCACACCCACTTCCTGGCTCCCTCTCAAAGACGAGCTAGTCTTACCTGCCAAGGTGCTGAAATAGGGTACAAGGCCCCTGAACCTGCTTGCCAGGGTCCCACAAGCAGCTAGAAGCATAGTACTATTGAATTGCTGGGCAGCCATGAGGTAGACCACTGCTCTTAAGTGATGAACCTGAGGAGCCCCAGGAGGCAGGGTCTAGGTTGATTGCAACTTGGAAACAAGAGTGAGACTAGATCCACCTCTGTGACTGTGGAGAACATATTTGATAGCTCCCATATGTTTAAGAGTGGGCAGCCTTGACTGAGAAGGAAGAAGACCTCTAGAGTTCATGGCTCCAAGTTTAAAAACTGATGGGTAGAGCAGGTTTGTCCAAAAGATAGGGTGGTGACAGGAATAGACGCCCAGAACTGGCTCTCCACTGGTTCCTCCCCTTTCTCTAGCTCTAGTTAGATAAAGAATAAACCTGTCGCCAGCTCGTTCTGAATCGGGTTGTAGGATTTCAAGGCCGGGGTGGGGCACTCAGTTTTCCATCTGTTTAATCCTCTTGCCACAGCATTCAATGGGCTTGGAGGATCTAGTGGGTGTATggactggggggggggcggctaAATCCTGGGCCTGAGAAGTCTGAGTTTCTTTTCCCATGAAATGACCTTAGAGCCTGCTGGTATTCTGAGTCAGCCCCCAGCCTTTGCTGACCTTTCTGAGTAAAACAATCTTAATGCCCCTCTGCCCTCCTTCCCATTCTTTAAAGGGATCTCTCTCCCTCGGAACACAAGAGTTCTTCTATTAGAAGTAAATTAACTGATCTTTAGGATTCTTGCCAGGTTCCCACTCTTATGGTCACAGCCCCCTTGCCTGCCACCTCTCCTTCCTATCAGCTCTACACAGTAAGATTATTCTCTTCATTATAACTCGTTCAAGCTCCTCCATTGTCAGGCCCGATAACTCCAAGCTGCTTATTCAAGACCAGCTTCTTGGACTTTGAAGTCTgctacccccaccccaggatctcactgtgtacctCTATCTAGCCTAGAACTACCTGCAGagacctggatggccttgaactcagagatccacttacctttttgcctctcaagtgctgggattaaagacatatgccgcCAGACTGTGTTAATACCTCAACTTCTCTGTGCTTCATTCACAATCTGcttagatgttttgtttttatcccttccttcctcctgatCCCTGAATGAAGAatcttgttcctttctttctatctcttcatCTTTGTCAGTTACCTCCATCATTGATTTTATACTTTACACTGATTTTtatatcttaaaagaaaaagacatgaacGCTTATGCCTTAACCTTGCTGTCTCATCTTGCCACCATTCTGTTAGTCTCTATTCATTTCAGTACTGCATTTCCTGGAAGAGTGTTATACCTCCCACTTACTCACGGAACTGCTCCAAACTCTCCAAATTGGATTTCCTCCCACTCTCCTGCTCTTAGAACACAAATTACGTCTTCAGCAGGAACTTTAATGACATTTTTCCTACTTTTATCCCTCTTTGACCTCTCTACTTCACTTGACTCTATTGTATGTCTTTTAGAgttttttaatacaaaataacatttaaaaatgtcactGTCACAACACTGAAGGAAATGTGGAGAGAAAAGATTCACCTATTTCAAACCCATATTTTCATTTGCCATACTTCATGTTTTCTTGGTTTGTATTACTGTGCTATAGAATTCTAACACACTGTAAAAAGTCTGCTTTTTAGGTTATTTAGGGTATGGTGatgtatgtctataatcccaagAGTTGGCagtagaggcaagagggtcatgagttcaaagccagcctaggctacatagtgagacccctgTCTCCTTTCTCCATGTTGATGCAGTCTTccacatttattttctcaatagTTATATAAAATTACTTCCATTGGTAGATTATATCTTATTAGGCTATCCCCTGATTATTGAACATTTAGGTAGTTCAGTTTTTCTGTGCTTTGAAGATCTTCCCATTtgtggcttttttcttctttgcaatTCTATCTCTAGTACAAGTTCTCAGGAATAAGATTACCAGACCAAAGAGCATGAACATTTTTATGGATTGTGATTTTTCAAAATGACTGCATAAATTTTTACTGTCACAATGATACATGGTTATCCTAGTTTCATTGCAGTTCCAGCATCAGACTTTATAGGAAATCTTTCTGGATGGTAAACATTCAATTTGTTAATTTCACTTCTTTGCTTGCTTATGGCATTGAACACTTTCTCTTGTGTTTActatttgcattatttttcaaCTACTATTTTGGTGGTATACTTCTATTGAAATatctttatttaatatgtatattatcatTGATTATATTTGACATATTTAGCCCATTTATTATGATACTTTATTTCATTCCCTAAATTTAGAATCCCTTTCCTCCTGCTTGTCCTTGATTGATTCTCTCTTTGCTGTCATCTTTTTGTCAGACTCTCGACATGTGGTTATCTAATCGTCTCTCTCATCAGATTGTTGATTTCCTCTTGGAGAGAACAAATAGCAGGTGACTATGATTTAGTTAACTTCTAGTCCTTAAGAATACCTCAGAGGTCATACAGGTCTTGTGCTCCCCTTCATTTTCCAGTTGAAGAGACAAACCCAGTGAGATGTCATGCCTGTGACTTTCTACATAGTGGCGGGTAGAAACTAGACCCTGGAATGGTTTCCCATGTCTTCTTTCATTCTACCATGCCAACTTGGTGCTAGGCCAGACCTTTGTCCCTCTAAACCTCAATTGCCTGCTGGATAGGTTTACTTAGATCTTCCATTGTTGCTTCTAACCcataatataaaaaatgaaactgCCTGAACCAGTTTTCCTACTCATCTTGCTCATTTCTATTCATGACATATTTCTTAAATTACCTAGGCTCTAAAGCTTCTGGGAAACTCCACTCTTTTCTCTTCCTATCTCTCCAAGTTCTGACATTGCTCTTTTTGCCAGTTGTAATTGGCCTTCTTTTATAGTCCCAATGCTACCATTCTAATACAGACTCTTTTCATCTCCTCCCTGACCGAATGTCATAGGTTTCTGTCTAGTCTTTAGCTCTAGGCCCCTTCCACACAAATGCACATTGTCAGATCAATCTGTCCAACACTTCTCTCAAAGTTTCACTCTTTTAGAAGTCTTTGATGATTTTTTTGTCTACAAGTCAAAATACTTTAAGCAGAAATTCAAGAAGTTTTTATCAATCTTCTATTCTCCCTCAATACAAAGATCTCTTCTTTAagtttttgggtttgtttgcttgctgtgtgtgtgtggtgcttgggACAGAGCCCAAGGTCTTCCATTTATATTATTGAGCTACATTTCTAGACTTCTCTAGGTGAatgagtctctttctctctctctgggcaATACTTGCACTTTCTTACATCTGTACTTTCATTGTCTCTGTCCTCTATACTGAAATACCACtcccagccaggcattggtggcacatgcctttaatcccagcactcgggaggcagaggcaggtggatctctgtgagtttgagattagcctggtctacaagagctagttccaggacagcctcaaaagccacagagaaatccagtctcgaaaaaccaaaaaaagaaaaagaagaaaaaagaaataccacTCCCAGgttgtccttttaaaaaataataataaaccttcTTTCCAGGGGCAGACTTAGGTCTCACATATTTCTAAGACTTTCTCTGTTGATTCTTACCAACAGTGATCTTCCTGGTGTTTTATTCTGCAATTACTGTCTGTATCAGTCAGTTAACACCTTTAACATTTCTTGACATTATGGAcactattttggtttttgttttgttttgttttgttttgttttttcgagacagggtttctctgtgtagctttggagcctatcctggcactggctctggagaccaggctgacctcaaactcacagagatctgcctgcctctgcctcccgagtgctgggattaaaggtgtgagccaccaacgcccggctatggACACTATTTTGAATTGCCAGTTAATTCTTCATGCATACTTGCCTTGTGTAGCCCACCTATAAACCTCTCGAGTTAATGTAATATAATGGAAAGAACACAGGATTGAAGACCAGAACACCCAAGTTTGAGCCTTGAGCCTGAGAATGGGACTCAAGTGTGTCACCTTGGATGAGTCATTCAAATTATTTGAGCCATAATTTCATCATCTATGAAATGAAGATGGTAATCTCAGCTTTATGTAATTTTTCAGGTTACAGTGAGGCTGTGCAAAGCTAAAGTGCTAAGCAAATATAAGTAGCTGTTATCATATCATTCTATTTGTTTAATAAATGGTGCTTAATAAACATTTAGCATATGATTATATGTTAGCAAttcagtgtgtttttttttcctggatactGTCCACTTTAAGATGCTTCCATGAATCTCAATGAATTAAAGAGCTAAAGgaggtgttttggtggctagcttcttgagttcataaAAAGTGGGgcgcaaaactaaatagagaattctcaacagaagaatctaaagtggctgaaagacatttaagaaagtgctcaaaatccttagccatcagagaaatgcaactcaaaacaactctgagataccatcttacaccagccagaatggctaaaatcaacaccaatgacaatctatgccg from Cricetulus griseus strain 17A/GY chromosome X, alternate assembly CriGri-PICRH-1.0, whole genome shotgun sequence encodes the following:
- the P2ry4 gene encoding P2Y purinoceptor 4; translation: MTSSESLLFTSPGPSQSSGDGGCKFNEEFKFILLPVSYAVVFVLGLALNAPTLWLFLFRLRPWDATATYMFHLALSDTLYVLSLPTLVYYYAARNHWPFGTGFCKFVRFLFYWNLYCSVLFLTCISVHRYMGICHPLRALRWGRPRFASLLCLAVWLVVAGCLVPNLFFVTTSPNGTTILCHDTTRPEEFDHYVHFSSAVMVLLFGLPFLVTLVCYGLMARRLYRPLPGAGQSSSRLRSLRTIVVVLTVFAVCFVPFHITRTIYYLARLLKADCRVLNIVNVVYKVTRPLASANSCLDPVLYLFTGDKYRSQLQRLCRGSGPQPRTIASSLALVTLHEESSIRWADTHQDIIFPTYGGDRL